The DNA window ACCTCGAACGACACCACCCAGCGCGCTACCGGTATCGCCGGCAGCAGCAACGGTGACAGCGGTAACTCCAATATCTTCAACCCCACTAGGAGCACGTATCTCAACGCGAACACCACCACGCTGCTAGAGCAACTACGGAGCACCGTGGCACCGCTCTTGAGCGACTTGGGTAACAGGACCCCGATCTTTTCTGGATCTTACTCCAACGTGAATACCGCGGTGAGTGATTAAATGGgttttggaaaattattttattttctacccgacaaagttaaattaacacgTGAGTCTTTTGTAGTTTATAATATCTGGATAATTGAAAGAATGACAGTTTTACAGCACTTGGTATACCTATGATATATTTAAGTAGAAATGTCTTGCGTATATTTtgggaatattttattatcattaattctTCGTAGATCAACTAAGTTGTTTAAGATCCAAATTCTTCCATTTTACCAATTCtacatatacaaaaaagtACTCAAATTCGGACAtgtacaaaaaagtaaaaaaaagacatccgattattaatatttaaaaaatatattagaatttttttagtttttttaggacttaaaaatctttaaaaaattacagtctTTTTATAGCAGTGACAATTGATTAAACAGAGGAAAACAAGTTGCTTcgcagattaattaattattctacattattttaatataatacaattaaaaagttttattgaaataatttcaatttagttaaaaattttttttttttactttctttgtTTCTGTGCCCGAATTTGAGATTCAGAATTagcaaaattggaaaattgcCTGGCTCGCAAACAATTCAGTTGGTCTGCAAAAGATTAATCataatattctcaaaatatcctacattaatgtaaattagtttaaaaaattttattgaaataatttatcatactATTgtgatgtaaatatttatttatatctgaaGTATTTCAACAATcattatgattaatttatttacaaatattatggGTGCAAAAATGGTGCattttagtttttacataaacgaacaaattatttttttaatgataaatagcTCTTTTTATGAGATTGTTTTTGTAGATTATAGCTTTTATATTTCAGGAAAAGATTTGTagaagtatataattttttcctaaacaCAGAATTCAGCTCCCAGGATAACACCTAATGGTTCTCCGCCAAGATTCAGTGCAAGATATAAAGGAGCAGAATTGTTCGTAAGAAAACCGTCCGGTGTAGTACCATCGATTACAACGTCGTCGACTACAGCCTCAACACCGATAGAGGTAAGACTTTTAAGGATTTGGAGAGAATTTTATAAAGGCCCTCTCATCGAGGATAAATGAGCCTTTTGTATAATCATCTTTTAATTACATGCTGTGTACTCAATCGAATAGACGATTCATAAACttgctaattttaatttgacactTTAATAGCAACAATTCGCGTTGACATGACATTCTTCTCACTTTGATACGTGattttacgataaatatatgtttatcataaatatctcgcgtaatttttatatatttgtggaaaaaaagcttttatttttagaagcCGTAATAACGATGTCGTAGATTTACAGTTACAGTAGttgtaatatatactttacGTACGACTGAATGTTATATCtgatttagtattattattattgttgttattattattattattataagataaaatggCCGCATTTCATATGCCTTTTACGTATATAATATGCATAAATGTATACAATTGTGTGCTCACCACTCCATTGTATATGAAGCATACTTTTCATAGTTAGCTTAAAAATAAGttctaataatttgtattaagaATTCGTGACAAAAAAATCCAGGTAAGGCGATATGCAAGCCGAACGCGCGTAAATGGTTCCCTTCAGGAGAAGTTACGTGAGGTAATTTTCTGTGCTTAAAAGGTATTCCCTACGAAGGTACCAGAGGATTCCGAAGCAGTTGCGCCGCCATCGTGGACTGGCTCTATCGTCTCCACCCCATCGAGCGATCTTGTACTTAATCATATCGACGCAAACAACCTGCGTTAATCTCTGACCATCCTCTGATCGCAATAAGAAACCGATAATTCGTTATACACGCCTTTTTcaactttactttttttagcTCATAGCCGAAGTATAACGACTGTCGTACGAGTTACAGACttgcattttttcaaattgtattaACAATAGCTCCGATTGATACAGTCTATGTTCATCTGTGAATATCGACATTCTAAAAAGAGCACATTTCTCTTGCTTTGAAAGAGCACGTCAGCACAAGCATAATCATTGCACAAACGTTCTACTGGGATTAAGGTCGATAAAGATCATTAAATGTTACGCTCTCTAACACTTAGGAGAAGGATCCacctcgaaaaaaaaaataataagatgaCTTATTAACTTCGAGGAAAATTAATACACGGTCATCGGTCATGTCACGTTATCTCATAGCACTCACATATCATACACTTATATGTGCAATTATTGTATCATACAATATGTTGTCatacaactatatatttttttataataaatgtatacaatttttagCATAACACGTGATTAGCAATTGTTTGCCCTTATTTAGCCATGctagagttaaaaaaattacagtaaaaacctgcacatacgtatatatagtattaaaaaagtataatttttttaaatactatatatatagttttaatactaatatatatatatatatatatatatatatatatatatatatatatatatatagggaaaataaaacagtagatattaatttatagtttaattttattttacttataattatatatttacaagcaaaattataaatgaattaaaagagCAATATTGAGACGTTTTGAGCAACCGTTATGAATGTGTGTACAatgcgaaaaataaaattatttattgactaGTAGAGTAACTGCAACAACCACAAGAATCATTTGCGATCAAAAAATgccatattttatatagatgtaatttcataataaatacataattaaattaatcgtatgaatataattatagaagTACAATAACtttcattatctttataaagcttttaataaaatcttaagaacatcgtttcaattttaaagtatGACTTGAAAGTGTATAGACCTCTGTGGTTCTTGAGTTGTTCCAATTTCAATTTCtgataatgtaaataaattcttgtaCCTTATTAAATCACAGAAATTGTCAACGTGTTTACAATAAATCCACAGATACTCGTTTCACTATATGTTTTAGCATTTATCATTTATCTGTCACATCGCATCTTTATCcgttatttgatattttatcttCAAGTATCTTCAAGAGACATCGAGTACAGATCTATCAATCTATCTTGATTCTATAGACATTTCGCATGTTTGATCTCATTAAGAAAATATCGCTCTTGGACAGCGAGAAGTGAAAGTACACATTCGTGCATAATAGATAGTTTATAATGAGCATTCTATACATCcgttatctctctctctctctctctctctctctctctctctctctctctctctctctctctctctctctctttctgtattACACGATTAAATAAggaattaaaagatataaaatataaatggagGAAGAATATGTCGCCATCACGCATCCTTCGCAATCAATGTGCCTCATTTTCTTATTCCTTGATCTTATTCACTGAtccattttacaataattttaacatcttttttctataaatttctcttataaagtatattttaaaatatttaagcaaTTGTATCAGAATTAAATTAGTTTCGCGTAACAACGTTTGCGCGACGCGAGTAAGTTCTCTCGTACTTCGCACGTGCCGTGAACGTTTGCCGTTTTTCGAAGCTTCCATCGGGCAATCGTGCGAGAAATTGTTAATGCAATACTTCCGTAATAATGTAATAGCGAAAGTACGTCGATAGTGGCCTCTGTAGACGCAAGGTAAGAGCCGGTAATGTCCCgaagaatagaaaaagatatcGGAGACGAGAAGGAAACTAGTTTCTCTCTACCGTCTTTATCTTTAATCTTAAGAACAAGTTCTAAATGACGGCTGTTACATCAAGCCTTTACGTTCGGCGACAATTCTACTTCCTCTCGCAATAGTTTGTACATGTACCTAAAGATGGTGTATGCTCACATGTTCTCTCATACAACGTCTATTTATGCAATTGTATGTAATTGTGtcgaaacataattttttttacaaaataacacGCTAATTGCTAATATTTACGTCATCGTTGTATTTATTTGAGTGCACATTTGTAAATAGAACAACTAAAACGTATTAACTCTTAAATGCGCAAACTGCCCTTATTGTTTAATGTTGCATTTGGATTtgcatttgtttttattttaactgagCTCACGCCAAAAGGCTCGACGCGTTTAAGGGTTGAAACGTCATCCTCGACATGTAGATTACGCGCATTATAAAAAGCCATACCCGTTTAACTGATCGTGTTTGAAACCTGACTTACTTTATCACACCGTAATTGCACCAAAGTGTGTACAGCACTCGCACGCACCGAATTTCTGATTGCAGAATTCCGGTTCGGCACCGCCCATTGCCATCAACAGCCCCGGCGAGCCCAGATTCGTCACTTTTTATCAGGCATTAGAGTCGGCTAGCATAAGAAACGAGAATCTGGGCGTGGATGACGTGTCACAGCGGCAAAAACTAACTGGCGTGGTAACGAAGGTAGAGCCTAACGCTACTGTATCTAACGGCGCCGGTAACGACATTGCTAACAATAATGACACCAACGCATCAATCACCGcgactactactactactacatTCTCCCCAGATACTACTATTGTAGACACTACTACCGTCGTTCAGTCGGCAGACAATTCGCTCGTTTCGAGATTAAGTGCAGAGAATAGTACTGATGGTGGTCCGGAAACCGTCACGACAACAGTACGAACCCCCGCAAATTCGGACGTGAACGAAGGAGAAATGACTCAAACCTCCATTTCTGAATCACCCGGAACTACTGTCCCCGTTAACACGATAACACCGCCGTCCGATGCGAATGTCTCGGGTACTTTTCCCAGTACCCAAACCACATCGACCAGTGTCGCCGATGTGACTCTGGCAGCATTGTCCTCCACGGAATCGAACGTTCTCGATGATGACGTTCGATCTACTGAATCGGTGGACACGAGCACGGAGATAGCCACATCGCTACCCATTACCGAAAGGGTGAACATTAATATATCCGGTTCTCAGAATTTGCAAGCGGCGAGTGACATTCTGGATACAACACCGACGCCGATTACCGAGAGCGTCACCGTAACACCGGAAGCGACGACTGTGTCCGCGATAAACGACAAGTCGTCGGAGAATATTGAGGCAAATACCATGCAACAGCCTGAGAAAACGACGCTTCGGACAACGGAACCAATCGAAGATATAGAAACGAACACCGTACAGCAGTCCGACGTGACGATTCCGTCACAAATGACAATGGAAATCACGAGTACCGCCGAACCGACCACCacagaagaaatttcaaaCGACATAATTGAGATCCGTGCGACGGTAGCACCCATCTTCACGACTACGTACCCGCGACTGATCGACTACGCGCAAGACATTCTATCGCGTTTGTCGCATAAAGGTTTTTCCACGGTTAGAACACCAACTCAGAAACCTACCGTAACGACAACCGTTTTTCCTGAGATGTCCAACACGATACCGGATTCGTCGACAAACGCAGGAAGCCCGGAAGAGACTACTGTGCGAGAAACATCGACGATACCACCAGATGTAGAGTTGGTACCGACTACGACGACGAATGGACCAGAAGTAATTACTCGAAACACAGTAGGTTTGGACACTGCCTCTCAGCCTAACGGCCAAGAGACAAACGCACGGAATACACTGGACTCAAGTACAACAACAGGACAGACATTATCGAGTACCATAGGCAATGAGCGTAACGCGACATCTGATCCTGAATTGACAACGACGGCAGACGAAGAAATTCCCATTACCACGCCGATACCAGTTCCGCGACTCGTCGATTCTATTATGGAAAACGATTCCCAGTCATCCAACGATACATTGCTCACTGAGCTAATGACTATCGCTAAGACTCTCTTCACGGAAGGAATGAACGACACGCGGCAATTGACTCAGATTGATGGCATGGTAGGAAACGACAATGAAAATCGTTCCGTGTTGATCTTGAACGGCACGGAAGCCACCATTACACCTTCCGAACTTTTGAAATTCTTAGCAAATACTACCGAATATGTAGATGTCACAATGTCTGTTGATTTACCTGGAAGCGAAAGAGAAGATAACTCCACCCGCGCCCCTGTTGTAGGATCGAAAATTTTAGTGGAATCAAACACGCGACCCGCCGATGTCGAAAACCCAGTCGATGTAGGTGATGTTACCTCCATGTCCCTTTCGCAGATAAAGATCGAAACACCAAACATGACTATGGTTACGGTCAGCATGAGTTCGGAACTAACTACTAATACGCCTGACTTACAATTGTCTAATCCAATTAAATCATCCAATAATAATACCGAACAACAAACTACGACCGTTTTAAATAACGAGTTGTCGAATCGGTTAACGGGATTCGCAACGGACCCTACTACCAATAATCCCTTAACGAGTTCTGTTATCGCGAATACGGAGGGAATGTTGTCCGATGTAAATAAGTTCACGACATCGGACATGGAAACGGTAACAGAATTAACCACGAGTGTAATGATAACGGAAATAAACGTTGTACAAACGAACGCCGTAAATCGAACCACTAATCAGATACCAGAACCCACCACCAAAGTTCCTGCATCTGACTTGCAGGTGACAAACGACCAATCCCTTGTAATAAATACATCGGATATCGTTACAACACTTCCAACGGTATCCGATACAAACGATACTCAATCATTTACTACAGAATCTCCCATCACGGAATCAATTCGTAACATAGTAAACTTTACCGACATTACCACTACTAATCAAACCAACGACATAACAACAAACACCCCTCAAACGCTAATTGATCTCGTAAGCGAGATGCCAAATCTTATTACCCGTTTACAGGATACAGGATTTACATCAACAACCGCCCAAGGGACGGCTGGTTCAAGAATCATCCAACCCGAGCAAACGACCGAAACCATCATcactaccaccaccaccgttCCTACGTCCATCACAGCATCTTCAAATGATTCCACCACGTCCCCCGTATCCTCCACTAACGCGACAACCCTCCCGTCCTCATCAGCGTCCGAATCAACGGTAGCGACCATGACGACAACGACTACCACGACGACAACGACCTTGCGAACGACATCAACAGAAGCTTCGTCGCGATCCGAACTCACTACCACTGTCGAACCGACGTCCGAAATGACCACGACTGTCGACATAAACGAGAATCTTGTCTCGACTGAGACAACGACTGATACATCGTCTACGCAAGCCACAACGGTCGCTGCGACCGAAGTCGATGATCTGAACACGAGGATAAATGGGGAGGCAATGACAACGACGACCAGTGCCGCATCACCCGCAAACATGTCGACCACACCCGCAACAACTACATCTACGACTACCGCACAAATCACTGTGCTAAATCGAATATTACCGTCTCCATCATTATCACCTCTTGGCGCTTTAAACACGGGAACGCCTTACTTAGGACGTTTCGGCGGCAGTCAGGTGACGGCGGCCCCAAAACTCAGCTCTTCCAAAGCGCCCGTTCGCGACTACTTGATTTATGGCATTTATCCCAACAAAACCATTGTGCGGAAGAGACCAGAGGACAATCTGATTGATGGCAGAAATGTGAACAGCCCGTACGTGATATTCGGCATCTATCCGGACGGCAGATTAGTCCGGAAATACCCCAACGGGACGATAATACCGGATTCACCCAGGAACCCGGTCGAGGTTGTGTTCACACTTAGAACTACCACTACTACTAACCGACCAGTTCCCAGGCCATATTATTATAACCAACCGGCTAACCCAGCGGTCGTTTATAACAACCAATATCAAGCCCCGCTATATTATGGTAATGGTAGACCTTTGGACGAGCTGACGGGAGGTGCCCAGAGCCCCGGACCCCTTGATTTTGGACTTATTGGTAATGCGATCGGCGTTACTCCTGGAGGCCCCAATTTCGCGGGACCACTTGGTCCCCCTGCTAGCGTCCCGAGCACAAACAAAATGGTATTTCTATCTTCATCAAAATCATACTTTATACGCGCATTTGATTCGTTCGATTGATTTGAAGATCAATTAAGAATCAAATTTATTGAGAAACGAGTTGTTTCCTGACTCCTTAGATATCTAGAAATTGTTGCTACGCGAAAGTAACttgaaaaatgatttaatgttAATAGAGATCAGAACTTTATTTGAATAACTAtctgcattttatttataattcttatttataaaatttttaaaaaattgtatatttctcATCagagcttttttaaaaactcatTATTCTAGTACACATCATATTGTAGAATATAAATGTCTATTCATAAATGTCTAACTATGTGAGTTGCaatctagaataaaaattacatttaaatataacatcaaTCCAGCAACAGATAATCATGCTTAGCGCAAAATGCGGATATACATGTAATAGCCAACATTTCtaattctttttgtttctattGAGCATAAAATATAGCAAAGTTTCATAACacgctttctttctctcgctggataattatgtaattgatAGATTAACAATTCAGTTTCTTGATATAACTTTGTAATTTGTATCTTTATAGCTTCTTTTCTAGCAGACTTacttttcattataatatacatacgtaATATATACATGCTTTACATTTTtggtgtaattttaattaaatttaatgcaatttaatacttttttccaggtcaaaaatattgaatgcTACAACGGCTGTACACAAgtattgtaaatttgtaaatagtGTGACAGATTTATATGTAGCACTTTGTTTGCCTATTTGCACTTTTGGTTTTTTTACGCACTGTATCTTTTGTGCAATTTGATCATGTTTTTCacttgtattaaatatttgatatattttataatatatgaaaactattttataaaaatttattgttacaaattCTTTTGTGTAATACGCACGACATGTGTTATACAAaggttgaaaaaaattgcttatattcttaaaattctttttatttaaactgtttaatgttatttttatatttttcattaaaattaactgtGTAGATGACACTTATTATTACAAGATTTATTATGGCGTGTTGTTAGTCCggtcatattaaaaattttatttaaaatattttggcataaaaatcataaaaaatattgtaaatctttgttatattgtcataaatttatgtaaacagattcagaaaaaaattttttttaattaaagaatttaaggtaaaaaaaatttatttaaaagtattaaaggGCATACACAAATTTTGagttatttgataaaaaatgacacAATCGTACCAATCTCGTTTCTCTTcgcaatatttgaaaaatattgcaagTTTATGAACTCTATCTctatttactattaaaatcttttctttttcaagttATTAAATACGGTACGTCAATATTTCagagcaatattttattaaatacccAAATGGGTACGCTGCCGAATGCACCGTTCAATAATCTGCAAACGCCAAGTAGTGGTCAAGTACAAGGATCAATTGGCCCTTCTATCTTCCAAGATCACGAAAGAAATGAAGGTTCTCGGACAAAAGTGACGTCTGATCAACGCGGTTCTGTATATATCGGgcaggtaataagaaaaaccATATTATGTGATTAAGCGTTACTAAAAAGAAAACACTTGAAAgcaatcataaatatttcaggataaatttattaattatcagaTTGATGGTGCACCAGATATCATTCCAAAAGTCGTTGATGTAAGAATAAATTCAGTGGCTGTAAGTAACTGAATGATAATTGACAactcttaataataaatttttttttactaataaattttcttgctTCTGTTTGCTAAcgatttagaaattaaaaaatccttCACGCTTCCCTTATTTCTTATAGTAACAAGATATGAGTTTGCGGAAaattctgttttatgcaaaacaaatgtaatttattgctaaagatatcataaaacgtacattttaataacttattaaattaacaaatattgcgaaaaatatataaattaaatagttaCTGCAGATAGTTAatacatatagaaatattaaaaagtctgtaaaagaaaattactaatttactATTGAAATTCATTATTAGACCTCTGTGAACGAAGGTACGGCTTCATCCACGGCATCAAACCTGTCCTTTGAAAATTTGCTGAACAATCAGTCGGGTGGTGGTGTAATAACAGCACCTCCTGGTTTTCCTTGGAGAGATCCTCTTGATCAGATATTCGGTATCACCACCAGTTCACCTGTACAAACAGCATCTGTGGCATCAAATCAACTAGTGCGTAATAAAtagcaaattatatttaaaatattcaagacaaattaatttataattaagtataatatactgttacatacataattaaatgttcATTAGACATACTATTattaagcaataattttttttaattgttatgtttgtttaaaaaatttaagataatacGGTAAATAACGTTTAAACATTTGCTAcacttctttatttatttctttttgtttcatatattgtttatttacgaatttttgttattatttataggaCGAGCCGACCGAAAGCAATGCGTCGATTATGTCGCGTCCCGTAAATTCCTTAGTAGAAGTCTTCACACCAGTTATGAGCAGTGCAACTTCAACAACTACTACAACTACCGCTAATACCACacctactactactactactactactgctgctgctgctgctgctgttgctgctagTACCACTACTCCTACTACTGCTAGTACCACTACTCCTACTACTACTGTCAGTACCACTCCTACTCCTACTGCCAGTACCACTCCTAGTACTACTACTGCAACTACTAGTACTACTACTACGCCGGCACCAACAACCACAGCGTCGACTACTACTGCcgctactactactactaccaCCACGACAACTACCACAACTACTACTACTTCAACAACAACCCCCGCAACGACTACGACGAGTCGCACAACAGGTACTACACAGAAAAAGAacacatttttgtttaaaaaatatttttatttaaaaaattttaaattaaaataaaattatacagcgCGTTAAATACAGACATAATTTACTTACATGaagaagaaattttgtatagttttcaagaaaaatgtattcttattatttaataataattttcatgagtTAAGAggacaaaaaatatcaaatagacaataatattttttaaccaagaattagaattttaaatattattattatgaaaataattatgtgtgtgtgtattctctttaaataattattataatatttaatatatatttgtttgttttaatttaaaattatatcaaagtcttcaaaaaagattaaattattatatataagcaagattatcattgtttcataTGTAAGTGAGAATACgaattcttttttgtatacaaaacaataattgtaaaatagattatatcaattttaacttaatatttttttgtgtacactTATAACTATTCCATTTGATTTGCTTTTCCTACAAATACTTAcgctgtatatataataacaggTTTAGGAACAATTCGATCGACAGTATCTGCAAGCAACATATTAAGCAGATTACAAACAAATACGATGGAGAATCCTTTTGGTACCTCGTTCGGAGATTTGGCTTTCCTAAATTCAttggtaaattttatttgtaatttatattaacaattttttaatgttatttcttCCTCTAAATACtgagaaacataaaaaaatatttgattgtatGTTATGTAATAAGCTATATATGTTaacaagttataaatataacaaagaaTCTTCTTATCTTTCACAGTTACAAAACAACAACAATGTTAAGTCCACCACGCCGAAAACGCTAACTGAAGTGGAGCAAGTATTAGCAAACAGGGTGagcaaaataaacaaaaacatttctaagacatataaatagaaaaggaaaaaaaattaatatatttcccgtaaacacatttattatcttaatccgaaaattaataaataaaataaacaaaattatttaatttttagtaatttaatataatattagtacaataattaaataaaaataattaaatgttttatataatttaatattatttaatatcggTTTGATATTGTTTCATCTTTTCTAGATTTTGTCGCTTGCACTTGCTAATCCTGGACCAACGCGAGCGCCGAAAGCAATTCAAACCGCGAGTTTGAATACGAATGTGAACGCGATCAAGGATCGTCCGTCACCCGGATTTCCCTCCGAGCCGATAGTAATCGACTTACTAC is part of the Monomorium pharaonis isolate MP-MQ-018 chromosome 2, ASM1337386v2, whole genome shotgun sequence genome and encodes:
- the LOC105828619 gene encoding mucin-17 isoform X2, translating into MARTFLLSLVVALLLIFVITEASRGQTNQTDGQKIQNRGSARYNSKSTTEPSALSTSETRSPREKSSRSETVSNLEKHETNVAREGTIRSRSKLKQSQAADDSATAPRTSSRHLNASADNSRNRQRSHTTHALKEEITRVDGNKENAPEPQTPRRLAASRRTSDISPVWVDNAKLDNAKLDHEVFAKSPDHLRSRTGRKIYVNHERESKSEIIPARKSPENENVETAEIPSEPEKAETRLEHSRVENITSKASKFDTKGANSSSSQKDEPKDVLLSGSESVRVDVPLRAENENGNLATTVSSINVSPRQASKPVKERVESNDIARSSAKKSRQSDRSKPRNRSKVRDPNFETTNSVGTSRRGSSKSGNNATAETNGRSSNSRHRSNANSRGRSAHKSRDAVAVEARSNGRQKNAGNNDFEANANRGTETRRSDRRTPEGKRRSKDGRSKAAEPKVDEQDVRAQTRSRSRVAVSNLDVTTTYIPKETIAEITTVPSVEDAEITTFNSATTRPSTTARISSSTERVSRNKGRDRGESSRAKKPPKEDFFNHGLGFRGRKSSTERSSSIVADPRITTPKSETQLPGNPGWTLRRRPSHVHHDTPSLTVTSTSVNRDQINEIVLLNDSSRSTETPLSNAKTGRRGTKRPKVKDESNTVSGLAAKSTTRGNKTFNKSESFGLPKGTEPESDNYPPAFRARLSQLKNSNSKPTEGKSTTRTNLQATKPSLAILFSERSKMKLELARRLIKPELNVDENDFDVTTTAYSDKSKATEASTVSESRNIEKTTKTTGKLIGARATHGSSTVASALKGKSIVRGRWKLLETRKVTKDRNAESPLGSATATNKKDRVASQGVPSPPVEETSTRSVIEFNAVPRRITVSHRGTVVPAEETAATTVDTTKVRYPTTALREEAATVDAVEENSIITTVEPLKFNKTSEITIHLTEFPQEVTLPPTVTMPSSEKLYPVYIPDAKEFNLSNGKETTAIPSDAGRSSVRPRYTKPQQQPDKVAVSMVTSRTVGPTSRYIRKKSGVFTPYNVVPKTTTTDAAPTQTKRREFRPRTSTYRRHSEASPTRQVATVQQPTATTAVEQTTAATGVTITPKPTKYQAQLVTPSTAARPSSPSEPLVSVRIDTSNDTTQRATGIAGSSNGDSGNSNIFNPTRSTYLNANTTTLLEQLRSTVAPLLSDLGNRTPIFSGSYSNVNTANSAPRITPNGSPPRFSARYKGAELFVRKPSGVVPSITTSSTTASTPIENSGSAPPIAINSPGEPRFVTFYQALESASIRNENLGVDDVSQRQKLTGVVTKVEPNATVSNGAGNDIANNNDTNASITATTTTTTFSPDTTIVDTTTVVQSADNSLVSRLSAENSTDGGPETVTTTVRTPANSDVNEGEMTQTSISESPGTTVPVNTITPPSDANVSGTFPSTQTTSTSVADVTLAALSSTESNVLDDDVRSTESVDTSTEIATSLPITERVNINISGSQNLQAASDILDTTPTPITESVTVTPEATTVSAINDKSSENIEANTMQQPEKTTLRTTEPIEDIETNTVQQSDVTIPSQMTMEITSTAEPTTTEEISNDIIEIRATVAPIFTTTYPRLIDYAQDILSRLSHKGFSTVRTPTQKPTVTTTVFPEMSNTIPDSSTNAGSPEETTVRETSTIPPDVELVPTTTTNGPEVITRNTVGLDTASQPNGQETNARNTLDSSTTTGQTLSSTIGNERNATSDPELTTTADEEIPITTPIPVPRLVDSIMENDSQSSNDTLLTELMTIAKTLFTEGMNDTRQLTQIDGMVGNDNENRSVLILNGTEATITPSELLKFLANTTEYVDVTMSVDLPGSEREDNSTRAPVVGSKILVESNTRPADVENPVDVGDVTSMSLSQIKIETPNMTMVTVSMSSELTTNTPDLQLSNPIKSSNNNTEQQTTTVLNNELSNRLTGFATDPTTNNPLTSSVIANTEGMLSDVNKFTTSDMETVTELTTSVMITEINVVQTNAVNRTTNQIPEPTTKVPASDLQVTNDQSLVINTSDIVTTLPTVSDTNDTQSFTTESPITESIRNIVNFTDITTTNQTNDITTNTPQTLIDLVSEMPNLITRLQDTGFTSTTAQGTAGSRIIQPEQTTETIITTTTTVPTSITASSNDSTTSPVSSTNATTLPSSSASESTVATMTTTTTTTTTTLRTTSTEASSRSELTTTVEPTSEMTTTVDINENLVSTETTTDTSSTQATTVAATEVDDLNTRINGEAMTTTTSAASPANMSTTPATTTSTTTAQITVLNRILPSPSLSPLGALNTGTPYLGRFGGSQVTAAPKLSSSKAPVRDYLIYGIYPNKTIVRKRPEDNLIDGRNVNSPYVIFGIYPDGRLVRKYPNGTIIPDSPRNPVEVVFTLRTTTTTNRPVPRPYYYNQPANPAVVYNNQYQAPLYYGNGRPLDELTGGAQSPGPLDFGLIGNAIGVTPGGPNFAGPLGPPASVPSTNKMSNILLNTQMGTLPNAPFNNLQTPSSGQVQGSIGPSIFQDHERNEGSRTKVTSDQRGSVYIGQDKFINYQIDGAPDIIPKVVDVRINSVATSVNEGTASSTASNLSFENLLNNQSGGGVITAPPGFPWRDPLDQIFGITTSSPVQTASVASNQLDEPTESNASIMSRPVNSLVEVFTPVMSSATSTTTTTTANTTPTTTTTTTAAAAAAVAASTTTPTTASTTTPTTTVSTTPTPTASTTPSTTTATTSTTTTPAPTTTASTTTAATTTTTTTTTTTTTTTSTTTPATTTTSRTTGLGTIRSTVSASNILSRLQTNTMENPFGTSFGDLAFLNSLLQNNNNVKSTTPKTLTEVEQVLANRILSLALANPGPTRAPKAIQTASLNTNVNAIKDRPSPGFPSEPIVIDLLPLTSPSTLISSTSPTKRYTETTQASTASTTRAPVVITAKPKTTARPKVTTPRATVGFGQSLWRTLLGNIFEATTTASSAKTRQKPVVRATTQKPAAITQTPAQIVRSTLANYILPAIKSPTTPRSVDISDIHVASSTSLTDSIISASTPSTISTTLLNNPNPRLNDASTSTYSPDDDAKFLAALLRAVQTETKPSTSTTSKAQLSEDDEAFLRAILSNQAIISTTTPSSTEVNPAALLALLLKQQGIEPTTPATNIRERLQLSSLGLLSPEETLTTSTTSRPVSTARQVVTPRPTARPRPPPTPPVQTTTWAPSSTYPPPLFGGSGSSAGSGLVTATRAIGRFLGAAISVSILLL